In Gimesia panareensis, the genomic window CAGAGCCAGTCCGTAACCGCGGGGGCCTGCAGCGGGCATCAGAGTTTTGACAGCCGAGGCATCGGTCGTTTCGTTCCCGTCGCTGTCCAGACCATAGCCGGGGGGCACGGGTAAGCCATACATGGCCTGCGTTTCCAGCTTGCCCCAGGAAGTCTTGGCACACGCCATGTCCAGCACGAAGGGGGCACCGTCCCGACTGGGAACACCCCAGGCGATCGCGTTGTTAGCGGTTCCCGCCTGCCTGCTGCCATGCGCAGCGACGGTCGCCCGTCCCGTGTTGGTCGTGCAATAGGCGATCATGCCCGCTTTCACCGCCATCAACACGTACACGGCTGCGGCGCCGAAGTGGTGGCTGTTGTAAACGGTGACCGTCCCGGTGCCGACCTCGCCTGCTTTTTTGATCGCCAGTTCCATGGCGCGGGTCGCGGCGACATGCCCCATCGCCTTGCTGCCATCCATCACGGCAATCGCCGGTGTTTCCTTGACGGTCAGAATCTGTGCCCGGGGATCGATGTCGCCCATGTCCATCGCGTCCAGGTATCGTTCCGTAGCCCGGCTGCCATGCGAATGGATGCCGCGCAGATCCGCTTCGATCAGACGGTCAGCGGCAATTTCCGCCTCCACCTGAAACATGCCCATCCGCACAAACAGCTTGACGAGTAATTCTTTGAGGGGTTCCAGTGGAAGCAGAACTTCCTGGGATCGATCCTGGGGCGGGGCAAAATGATCCGAAGGCATAATTGTGACTCTCAATTCGGGGCATTAATTCAGCCACATCCGATTCCGTTCCGAGCGGTCATCAGATGAAACACATACCAGATTAACGCCAAACCGGGCCGGATACGACTCTCTCAGGGGGTCACCCCCAAACTTTTCCCGATTCTCAACAGTCCGGCAAGCCATTGACAGTTAACGGCTTAGCCATATTCCCGGTTTACTTTGCCGAAAGATCAACCCGGATAATTTCCTTGTCATTGCGGGCGAAGACGCTTTTCAACGCAAAGGCCGGATGCGACCAGATCGTCATCCGCCGCTGGACGCGCCGCGTCGGTTCAATCAGTTTGGCCCGGCTCAATTCTTCGTATCCCTCGGGCGTCAGATTCGCGATGATCAGGTCGCCCTGTTCGTTGTGCAGGAAATAGCGGTCTTCGTGCGGAATGATAAACGCATTCCACCAGCGGCCCTTGCCGGTCGCAGCAAATGTTTCCCAGAGCCGCTGTCCATTGCCGGCGTCCAGTCCCCGCAGCTGACCGTAGCTGCCCACGCCGTAAATGTTTTTCCCGTCGAAGACCGGCGTCATCATGATTGGATGCAGTCCGTCGGTATTGATCTCGCTGTCGCTCTTCCCGGCCCAGACGACTTTCGCCGACTGGCCATCTTCGGCGACTTCGATCATTCGCGGACCATTATAAAAGCTGGCGACGAACAGCCGGTTCCCCACTTTGCGGGGCGTCGCGATTGTCAGGCCATACTTCACTCCGTAAGGCACCTCCCAGATCACCTTGCCGGTTTCCGGTTCCAGGGCGGAGACCGCCGTCGGATGCCAGACGATCAACTCCCGCTTGCCACCAAATTCAAAGATGACCGGCGGGGCATAACCGACGGCCGTGTCACTCAACGAACGCCAGAGCTCTTTCCCGGTCTTTTTATCGAAGCTGACCACCAGCGCATTTTTCTGTCCGCCGACCAGTGTTATCAGTTGATCACCGTCCACCAGGGGGGCAGCGACCATGCCCCAGTTCGGCAGCTTTGTGCCGTAATCCGTGACAAAGTTTTTGCTCCAGAGCACTTTGCCTGTTTTGGCATCGAAGCAGAAAAAGTTCCCCTGCGCGCCGACCGTATAGACGCGACCGTCATTGATCACCGGGGTCGACCGCGGGCCGGCGGGATAACTGACCGTATATTCGACTGGATATTCATAGCCCCAGATCAGTTTGCCGGTGACGGCGTCCAGGCAATGCACCCGTTCGAAGCCAACCCGTTGTTTATAAATCCGATCCGTGACGAACACGCACCAGCGGGAATCGACCTCCGCCACCGCGGGACCGGAATAACCTTCTCCCAGCGGCGCTGACCACATTCGCGGCAGCACACCTTTCGTAGGCAGTTCTTTGACAATCCCTTTCTCCCGCCAGACCAGGTCGTGCTGCGGTCCGCCCCACTGGGGCCAGTCATCACAAAAACCGGTTTGAGGCAGCTGGACAGTCCAGAGCAGCAACAGCGCGAGCGACAGTTTCAATTTCATGACAGCCTCGTTGGTATCAGGGATTTCACGTTATTTGACTTCGTGGACCAGCAGCATGTCATGCCCCAGTGAACTCCAGTCGGTGCCGGAGATCAGCACAATCTGACTCCCCGACGACAGGAAGCCATGCTGCTTGCCGTAATTCACGATGAACTTCAGAATTTTCTGCGGGGATTTGTCGACCACATCCGTCAATAGCGAGGTCACGCCCCAGTAGAGGGTCATCCGCCGCGCGGTGGCCGGCCGGTCTGTCAGCGCCACGGTAGGCACCGTCCGTCGTTGTTTAGACAGCGCCATCGCGGTTTTCCCTTCGTGGGTACAGGTTACCATCAGATCCGCGTCCAGTTTTTCTGCGGTGATCCCGGCTCCCAGCGTGACCGCTTCCGTCACTTCGCGGGCATACAGGCGACGATTGCTGGTGGTCTCCTCCGAATGCAGATTCGAAGAAAGAATCCGCGCGGCTTCACGGACGATGCGGCTCATCATTTCCACTGCAGCCAGCGGGCTGACGCCGACCGCGGTCTCGCCGGAAAGCATCACCGCGTCGCTGCCATCCAGTACGGCGTTCGCGACATCGCTGGCTTCCGCCCGGGTGGGAAAGGTGTTGAACTGCATGCTGTCCAGCATCTGAGTTGCGGTGATGACCGGGATGCGATACTGATTACAGAGATGGATGATGCGTTTCTGGATAATAGGCACACGTTCGATATCGACTTCGACGCCCAGGTCGCCCCGCGCCACCATCACCGCATCGGTCAGCTTGAGGATCTGTTCGATATCGCTGACCGCTTCGATCTTTTCGATTTTGGCGACGATGTGTGGCGGCTCCAGCGGATTCAGCTTGTCGATCTCATCACTGAGCTGTTTGATGTCATTCGCGGAACGGACAAAGCTGAGGCCGATGTAATCGAGACCGTGCTGCACAGCCCAGGCCAGGTCATCCAGATCTTTTTCCGTCAGACAGGGCGTACTGAGCTGCACGCCGGGCAGGTTAACTCCCTGCTTGCTGCGGATCACGCCCTCCCGCTCGACCACACATTCCACGTACTCGTTGTCTTCCGATTTTTCCACGACCCGCATCGCGACCATTCCGTCTGCCAGCAGTACCGGATCGCCGACCCGCAGATCACTGATCAGTGACTCGTAGGTGCAGGTCAGCTCCTGCGGATGACTGGTCTCCATTCCCTGAATGAAACGGAAACGCATGTCCTGGCGACAGTTGATTTCATCGCCGGGCAGAACGCCGAGACGAATCTTGGGGCCGGACAGATCGCCCAGAATCCCGATCGGCTTACTCATCTCTTCGGACAGTTCGTGAATGTTCTGTACGATCTCCGCCAGCCATTCATGCTTGCCATGTGCGAAGTTGAGTCGAAACAGATCCACGCCGGCAATGATCAGCTTCTGCAGCATTTCGCGTGAACAGGAAGCGGGGCCGACAGTGGCAATAATTTTGGTTTTCACCAGGGGATGTTCCTGGTATTGGGCCGCGTTCATCATGAACCTTTAATGTATTTATCGAAAGCAAACCATTCCCTGCGCTTTGATTTGCTGAAGCAGAATTGATTGAGTTTCTCTAATCGGTTTTGAACCATTTCTGATTCACCTGTCTGACGGTTTCACCCGGTGCTGCCACCTTAAACTTGCCGACCTTGCTGATCGTCGTGGGACGGATGCAGGTCTGATCGTTACAGGCCTGGTATTTTACCTGCAGTTCGAGCTTCTCTTCTTTGCCGGCAGCGGAAGCGGGAATTTCCAGCGTCCCCCGGATGACCACCTGTTTTTCGTAGACGAGCAGCGGTTCATCGAAGCCACTG contains:
- a CDS encoding Ldh family oxidoreductase, whose protein sequence is MPSDHFAPPQDRSQEVLLPLEPLKELLVKLFVRMGMFQVEAEIAADRLIEADLRGIHSHGSRATERYLDAMDMGDIDPRAQILTVKETPAIAVMDGSKAMGHVAATRAMELAIKKAGEVGTGTVTVYNSHHFGAAAVYVLMAVKAGMIAYCTTNTGRATVAAHGSRQAGTANNAIAWGVPSRDGAPFVLDMACAKTSWGKLETQAMYGLPVPPGYGLDSDGNETTDASAVKTLMPAAGPRGYGLALISAILTGALAGGKMPINKTRAPEIEGSEHFFYVIDLKQFVEEDQFHAELASATQALHQLTPVREGEPVRLPGEIEWEQTQRSLQEGISVHRDHADQLKELAQRVKYDVPW
- a CDS encoding PQQ-binding-like beta-propeller repeat protein, producing MKLKLSLALLLLWTVQLPQTGFCDDWPQWGGPQHDLVWREKGIVKELPTKGVLPRMWSAPLGEGYSGPAVAEVDSRWCVFVTDRIYKQRVGFERVHCLDAVTGKLIWGYEYPVEYTVSYPAGPRSTPVINDGRVYTVGAQGNFFCFDAKTGKVLWSKNFVTDYGTKLPNWGMVAAPLVDGDQLITLVGGQKNALVVSFDKKTGKELWRSLSDTAVGYAPPVIFEFGGKRELIVWHPTAVSALEPETGKVIWEVPYGVKYGLTIATPRKVGNRLFVASFYNGPRMIEVAEDGQSAKVVWAGKSDSEINTDGLHPIMMTPVFDGKNIYGVGSYGQLRGLDAGNGQRLWETFAATGKGRWWNAFIIPHEDRYFLHNEQGDLIIANLTPEGYEELSRAKLIEPTRRVQRRMTIWSHPAFALKSVFARNDKEIIRVDLSAK
- the pyk gene encoding pyruvate kinase, yielding MKTKIIATVGPASCSREMLQKLIIAGVDLFRLNFAHGKHEWLAEIVQNIHELSEEMSKPIGILGDLSGPKIRLGVLPGDEINCRQDMRFRFIQGMETSHPQELTCTYESLISDLRVGDPVLLADGMVAMRVVEKSEDNEYVECVVEREGVIRSKQGVNLPGVQLSTPCLTEKDLDDLAWAVQHGLDYIGLSFVRSANDIKQLSDEIDKLNPLEPPHIVAKIEKIEAVSDIEQILKLTDAVMVARGDLGVEVDIERVPIIQKRIIHLCNQYRIPVITATQMLDSMQFNTFPTRAEASDVANAVLDGSDAVMLSGETAVGVSPLAAVEMMSRIVREAARILSSNLHSEETTSNRRLYAREVTEAVTLGAGITAEKLDADLMVTCTHEGKTAMALSKQRRTVPTVALTDRPATARRMTLYWGVTSLLTDVVDKSPQKILKFIVNYGKQHGFLSSGSQIVLISGTDWSSLGHDMLLVHEVK